The Chlorocebus sabaeus isolate Y175 chromosome 18, mChlSab1.0.hap1, whole genome shotgun sequence genome window below encodes:
- the LOC103244243 gene encoding sodium-independent sulfate anion transporter-like, which translates to MPSSVTPLGQARSSGPGMASSACCCSPTAVQRRLPILVWLPSYSLQWLKMDFIAGLSVVFTAIPQALAYAEVAGLPPQYGLYSAFVGCFVYFFLGTSRDVTLGPTAIMSLLVSFYTFHEPAYAVLLAFLSGCIQLAMGVLHLGFLLDFISCPVIKGFTSAATVTIGFGQIKNLLGLQNIPRQFFLQVYHTFLRIAETRAGDAVLGLVCMLLLLLLKLMRDHMPPVHPERPLGVRLSHGLVWSATTARNALVVSFAALVAYSFEVTGYQPFILTGETAEGLPPVRTPPFSVTTANGTISFTEMVQDMGAGLAVVPLMGLLESVAVAKAFASQNNYRIDANQELLAIGLTNVLGSFVSAYPVTGSFGRTAVNSQSGLCTPAGPLVTGVLVLLSLDYLTSLFYYIPKSALAAVIIMAVAPLFDTKIFRTLWHVKRLDLLPLCVTFLLCFWEVQYGILTGALVSLLMLLHSAARPKTKVSAGPVLVLQPASGLSFPAMEALREEILSRALEVSLPRCLVLECTHICSIDYTVVLGLGELLQDFQKQGVALAFVGLQVPVIRVLLSADLKGFQYFSTLEEAEKHLRQEPGAQPYNIREDAVPDHKVALLKA; encoded by the exons ATGCCTTCTTCGGTGACGCCTCTGGGTCAGGCCAGGTCCTCTGGCCCCGGGATGGCCTCCAGCGCCTGCTGCTGCTCGCCTACCGCCGTGCAGAGGAGACTGCCCATCCTGGTGTGGCTGCCGAGCTACTCCCTGCAGTGGCTGAAGATGGATTTCATCGCCGGTCTCTCAGTTGTCTTCACTGCCATTCCCCAGGCACTGGCCTATGCTGAAGTGGCTGGACTCCCGCCCCAG TACGGCCTCTACTCTGCCTTCGTGGGCTGCTTCGTCTATTTCTTCCTGGGCACCTCCCGGGATGTGACTCTGGGACCCACCGCCATTATGTCCCTTCTGGTCTCCTTCTACACCTTCCACGAGCCTGCCTATGCTGTGCTGCTGGCCTTCCTGTCCGGCTGTATCCAGCTGGCCATGGGGGTCCTGCATTTGGGGTTCCTGCTGGACTTCATTTCCTGCCCCGTCATCAAAGGCTTCACCTCTGCTGCTACAGTCACCATTGGCTTTGGACAGATCAAGAacctgctgggactacagaacaTCCCCAGACAGTTCTTCCTGCAGGTGTACCACACCTTCCTCAGGATCGCAGAGACCAGGGCAGGTGATGCCGTCCTGGGGCTGGTCtgcatgctgctgctgctgctgctgaagcTGATGCGGGACCACATGCCTCCCGTCCACCCTGAGAGGCCCCTTGGTGTGCGGCTCAGCCacgggctggtctggtctgccaCAACAGCTCGCAACGCCCTGGTGGTCTCCTTCGCGGCCCTGGTTGCATACTCCTTCGAGGTGACTGGATACCAGCCCTTCATCCTAACAGGGGAGACAGCTGAGGGGCTCCCTCCAGTCCGAACCCCGCCCTTCTCAGTGACCACAGCCAACGGGACGATCTCCTTCACCGAGATGGTGCAGGACATGGGGGCCGGGCTGGCCGTGGTGCCCCTGATGGGCCTCCTGGAGAGCGTTGCGGTGGCCAAAGCCTTCGCGTCTCAGAATAATTACCGCATCGATGCCAACCAGGAGCTGCTGGCCATTGGTCTCACCAATGTGTTGGGCTCCTTCGTCTCCGCCTACCCAGTCACAGGCAGCTTTGGACGGACAGCCGTGAACTCCCAGTCGGGGCTGTGCACCCCGGCGGGGCCCCTGGTGACGGGAGTGCTGGTGCTGCTGTCTCTGGACTACCTGACCTCACTCTTCTACTACATCCCCAAGTCCGCCCTGGCCGCCGTCATCATCATGGCCGTGGCCCCGCTGTTTGACACCAAGATCTTCAGGACGCTCTGGCACGTTAAGAGGCTGGACCTGCTGCCCCTGTGCGTGACCTTCCTGCTGTGCTTCTGGGAGGTGCAGTACGGCATCCTGACCGGGGCTCTGGTGTCTCTGCTCATGCTCCTGCACTCTGCAGCCAGGCCCAAGACCAAGGTGTCAGCGGGGCCGGTTCTGGTCCTGCAGCCGGCCAGCGGCCTGTCGTTCCCCGCCATGGAGGCTCTGCGGGAGGAGATCCTAAGCCGGGCCCTGGAAGTCTCCCTGCCACGCTGCCTGGTCCTGGAGTGCACCCATATCTGCAGCATCGACTACACCGTGGTGCTGGGGCTTGGCGAGCTCCTCCAGGACTTCCAGAAGCAGGGCGTCGCCCTGGCCTTCGTGGGCCTGCAGGTCCCTGTTATCCGTGTCCTGCTGTCCGCTGACCTGAAGGGGTTCCAGTACTTCTCCACCCTGGAAGAAGCAGAGAAACACCTGAGGCAGGAGCCAGGGGCCCAGCCCTACAACATCAGAGAAGACGCTGTTCCGGACCACAAGGTCGCCCTGCTCAAGGCGTAA